GGTGGCTGATTGCTCTGCGTGGAAGGCGATCGCTATAACGCTCAGTCGCAGCTCTGGGTGTCAACATCTATTGCCTAGTCGCTGGCGAAGATGTCCTGCGAATCATTTATATTTAAAAAACGAAGCTAATTTGCGCTTCGCATTGACTAGCATGAAATGTATTTGTGCTGCCCCTGGCAAGGTGATTTGTTGTGAGTGAATCGCCTAGCATGGAACTATGTTGGCAGTGATCAGTTCGTGGGTATGCCGCCAATAGTCGTTGGTAGCCAGGTGGCTAATCACTGCGCTGATGTTTGTCTTTGTGTCGTAATCTATTTAACGAGATATCTTTGAATAAACACTTCTGCCATCTCCTGGGAGTAGAGATAGGTCGCGAGAATCGATCTTTTCGCCAACGTTGATATCAAGGCCTCCTTCATTTTTGGAATCGTACGCCTCAAGGCTGAGCTGTAAGCCATCTTTTGCTTCGTAATCATAAAACAAGCAATTCCCTAACTGATTTTTGGCTCTGCCTTCTGTTGAGTATCTTGCTTCTCCTTTCTCCTTCAATGAATAGTCGGTGCCTGCGTAAGTGATGTATCTTGGTGGCGGTAGTTCGATGTGTAGCTGGTCCTCAGGTACGGGGCTTAGCCAGCTCACTTCCAGCCAATCATCTTCAACTACCACAAGCCATGCTACGTCAGAATTGTCTCGTAATAGGTATTCAGTCCACTCGAATTGACCCTGTTGATAACGATAAACAGTTTCAACAATCCAATCCCGTGCTTGATATTGCACAACATCGCCGATCTGAAGGGTGAATAGTGTTCGCTCTGTCGCAACCTTCCCTTTTAGCTCTGCATATCGCCCTATGGCCATGCGTTTGGAGCGGAAGCGCAGCCATACAGCTAGAGCCGCTATCAGGACGAGAATCAGAATAAAGAGCATTAGCGGATGGGGGCTGACCAGCGATCTCTGCGTTGATAGTCAATCAGAATGGGCCTGGTAAGTCGATTGGCTCGTACTGAATCTCGGTCGGAGGGTCTGTAGTCCCTTGGAAATTCCAACATCCGAGTGAGTTGAGCGTGATCAAACCATTTCGCTTCAAAGGGAACCGTTTGAAAAGCAAGTTGTTGGCTTTCGCGATGCGCGAGCACGAAGCCCCATGGCCCAAAACTTGGTACCGTCACACTGTAGGGATGGGTCTGCAACGGCAGATGTTGAAGACTTTTTTCGATGGAGGCCAGCACCAATGGCGTAAAAAAGGGTGTACTGGCTTGTGTCACGAAGACACCATCGGAATCAAGTTGTTTGATTAAACGGTTATAGAAGCCAACGCTGTAAAGTCTTGCCACTGCAGCGGTGTCTGGATCAGGAAAGTCAGCAATCACCACGTCGAACGGACCTGGCATTTTCGCTATTAACCCGAATGCATCACCAACTTGAATGTGCACTCTTGGATCTGCGAAGCTGTTTTGGTTAAGGCGTTGAAGCGCTGGGTGCTCTTGAGCCATGGTCAGAATGGCTTCATCCAGTTCGATCAGTTCAACATGTTCGACGCTTGGCCAGCGCAACACTTCCCTTAGGGCCAACCCATCGCCCGCTCCGAGAAGCAGGACATTTTTTGGCTTGGGGTGAGCTGCCATTGCAGGATGGACCAAGGCCTCGTGGTAGCGGTATTCATCGCGGCTAGAAAATTGAAGATTCCCATCTAAGTAAAGACGTATATCACCACGTCTTCGCGTTAAAACTATGCGTTGATATCGACTCTGAACTCTGCTGATGACTGGATCTGAGTAGAGGTTGTCTTCGATCCGATCTCCCATTGGGATAGAGAAAAATCCTCCTGTTGCAATTAAGGGAATGGCGAAGAGTGTTCCACGTCGCCATCGACGTAAATCATCGAATGACCAGCTGAGCCAGCATGCGCAGCCGATGGGAACCAAGGAAAGAGCGGCTGCAGTTGGCAGTAACCCAAGTGTTGGTAAAAGCAGCAATGGAAATGCCAATGCTCCAAGTAATGACCCGAAGTAATCGAGGGCTAGAACACGCGCTAAGACCTGCCTGAGCTGTTGTTGTGTCTCCAGTAGCCGGGTGATTAATGGAAGTTCCATGCCCCCCAAGACACCGACCAAGACGGTGAGCATGACAACGGCTAACCAAAGAGGACCATCCATGGCGAACAGTTGAAATAAGCCCAGAGGTCCGAGGAAGCACAAGGGACATAGACTGAGTTCGACGATTAACAAGCAGCGCAATAAGGCTGGTTGTGGAGTTGTCGACACGGCTAAAAATTCAGTCAACCAGGCTCCAAGGCCCATGGCGGCGAGGAAGGTGCCGACCACCACGCCTGTCGCCACGGTGGCATTCCCTGCGAGGTAGCTGGCTTGCGTCACCAGCAAGAGCTCAAGAATCAGTCCGGCTGCTGACGAAAGCATCGCTGTCATCATCAGCACGCGCACTTGGCTGGGTGCGATGGAATTCGTCACTTCACACCCGATGGTCCACGTCCCTGAAAACCACCCCAGCCCCCCCGTGAACTGGTGCGCCACTGTCCACCACTGCCGGAGCCACGGTAAATGACACCTCCAGCGGATGACGGTCGGCTGGAGGGCGTTCCGTCGTTCCCGAGCCGGTAGATCGCTGGGCGGTGGATTGAATCGTTGCTTCCCAGCACCGTGACCGAAACTGATAGGACCAAAAGAAGAGGTCGATGCATTAGAGAATTCTCCTGATGTTGAGCGGTCTCATGGATACAATTCGATCTCGAAGGTCGAAATCAATCCATTCTTGTTCTAGGCAGTCAATTTGTTCTGGAATGGATAATCGGAACCTCAGGCTTCTAAGTCTGGGGTTGTAAAAAAACAGTCGTTTTTTAAACTGCCAGTAGGGTGGATCGTCTTCATCATTTGCTGATTTTTTATTAAGATACAGAGTGATCTTTTCCGACTGCAGGGTCAGTCCGTTGCCATCAATGATCTCCAGGCTCAGGGGTAGTTGGAAGCTGCTTGATATTTTTTGATATGCATCCGATTTGACGCGAGAGGGAAGTTCAAAGCGACCTTTTATTTTTAACATAATCACGCCTCTTTCGTAATTCATTCGTGTGAATGATGAGGTTTCTAGGAGGTCATCAATACGTCCCCCATGTCGACGTCGTCCTTGGCAATAAATACTATTTAGGAACATGAGCACAATTCCTAAACCAATCCAGAATGTCCAAATAGCGAGTCCGTGATCGACTTGTCGATCTTGCACATTGACCCTTAGAGGTAGTTGAGCCAGCAGTGCTTGACCAGCCTGATCTTCAAGGCCGTCGACTGCAAAGCGAAGTCGATATTGCCCTGATTGATTTGGCTTAAACAGCACTTCATAGTAACTGTCAGATTCATCGTAAATGCCGCTTTGTCCGTCTTCTTGCCAAGTTCCCCTCTCTCTCCATCCTTCCTTGTCAAATGCCAAAACAACTTGGTCGGAAGCATTTAATAATTCAGTGGTGAGCGAGATCGCCGAATTCACAGGCAGGCCAACCGATGCAAAAAGGCGTGTCGCGCCAACCGCTTCTGCATCAAGAACAAAAGGCTCGCTTAAAATCACTTCACCATTGCTCGGCAAGATCAGCTCCTGGCCGAGAAGTTCACGTTTGGGCGGTGGTGCCGTGCATCCCGGCCATAGGGGGATCATCAGGCTGAGAAGAGGCCAAAGCAACAATGGTTGCTGTCGAATCGACTGAAAGGGTCTGTGCACGCCCGATGGCTGAGCCATAAATGCAAGGGCAGTCAACACATTCAGTAGAATAAGGGTTGACGTTGCAATTGTTTCGATGTCCCAGCTGGTCACCCAGGTGATGCTCACCATTGGGTGGAGTTTCATCAGTGTTCTTTTGATCCTTGGAGGTACCTGGCTGTTTGATCGACTCACTCCAATTGATTATCGAGCTGAAATTCGCAAAGGGAATGTGGCGGCCGGTTTGGTAGTCGCATCTGTGGTCGTTTCAATTACTGCTGTTGTGGTTGCTGTTGTTCTTACT
Above is a window of Synechococcus sp. BIOS-E4-1 DNA encoding:
- a CDS encoding DUF4178 domain-containing protein, with protein sequence MLFILILVLIAALAVWLRFRSKRMAIGRYAELKGKVATERTLFTLQIGDVVQYQARDWIVETVYRYQQGQFEWTEYLLRDNSDVAWLVVVEDDWLEVSWLSPVPEDQLHIELPPPRYITYAGTDYSLKEKGEARYSTEGRAKNQLGNCLFYDYEAKDGLQLSLEAYDSKNEGGLDINVGEKIDSRDLSLLPGDGRSVYSKISR
- a CDS encoding polyamine aminopropyltransferase, which gives rise to MTNSIAPSQVRVLMMTAMLSSAAGLILELLLVTQASYLAGNATVATGVVVGTFLAAMGLGAWLTEFLAVSTTPQPALLRCLLIVELSLCPLCFLGPLGLFQLFAMDGPLWLAVVMLTVLVGVLGGMELPLITRLLETQQQLRQVLARVLALDYFGSLLGALAFPLLLLPTLGLLPTAAALSLVPIGCACWLSWSFDDLRRWRRGTLFAIPLIATGGFFSIPMGDRIEDNLYSDPVISRVQSRYQRIVLTRRRGDIRLYLDGNLQFSSRDEYRYHEALVHPAMAAHPKPKNVLLLGAGDGLALREVLRWPSVEHVELIELDEAILTMAQEHPALQRLNQNSFADPRVHIQVGDAFGLIAKMPGPFDVVIADFPDPDTAAVARLYSVGFYNRLIKQLDSDGVFVTQASTPFFTPLVLASIEKSLQHLPLQTHPYSVTVPSFGPWGFVLAHRESQQLAFQTVPFEAKWFDHAQLTRMLEFPRDYRPSDRDSVRANRLTRPILIDYQRRDRWSAPIR
- a CDS encoding DUF350 domain-containing protein, with amino-acid sequence MLTIGWSFISVLLILGGTWLFDRLTPIDYRAEIRKGNVAAGLVVASVVVSITAVVVAVVLT